TTTGCTTCGAAGCTTGGCGAGTGTCGTGTCATCCTTGATAGTTTCGCTCATGTCGTACATCTCGAACAGACGTACCATGATGACGGCCTGAAATATTAGACAAGGTGGATAAGTCGAGCACAGGGCATGTCAAAGGCATACACAAGATATGACGGGAGTGCACGTGTCCGCGCCGTTGTGGTGAAAGGCGCGAACATACGAACATCGATctaacgaaaacaaatataatgaattatcagaCATAACAAAGCGAGGAATACGTTATCGTGCCGTTACTTGACAAACAAACGTTTATAAAGAACATCAGATATAACGAACCAGTTCTCGTGTCGATTGCGACTTTGCTATCACGATGTGATTGCATCATATCGATCTACAGCCCGTATAGTACAGGGcgccccagctatctctagccagagtttcaaagtatgccgacgcactctatgtcGACgggaccaaatgcatgttgctgactattgcatggagtatgTCCCACTAacttttttgtgttctgcttaatttcACAATTGGGCAAGATTAATTAACcagcttttgaagcaacgaagcaggACCAAAAATTCTGATGAGAAAGTTGCAGATCGGTTTCCAAAACGCCCTATTTGACGGTTGCTAACTTTCTGTATATTAGGTATTAGCGTTTTCCCGCTTACAACaggtgcccgcgaaatacaaaaatatatcACGTGACAcgcccgcttgcgcgccgtgattgcaaTGTCCCCTTTCGTTCCgtgtacaaacgatatgcttccctcgtGGCAGCTCATGATGGCGATAGGCTGATGCAGCGGTTACTGCTTGCGAGGCCGCAAGCAACAggtgcgtcatcgcacagccGCCACCGTCGTCACTGTCATGTCGCCTTTTAAGTGGCAGCACACCCGGCCAAGTGCTATGGAGCGCGGAACGTTGGGGAGCCCTGAAACAACGGCGCGCATagacccgctttttttttttcgcgggcatctgtggtaagcagaaaaacactaatacctaatagatagaaagttagaaactgtctaaccGGACGTTTTGCTAatcgatctacaactttctcattggaatttttcgcccagctttgttgcttcaaaagttggttaattaatctTGCCCAATTAGCAATTAAGAAGAACGAAAAAAATAGTGTGTGTTACAGAAATAGGAAAAGGATCTGTTACATGCTGATGCTGAAGATGGATAGCTTTGACTTGTCACAGCAAGCGGAGCTAAGCTCCATAAGTTGAACGTGTAAAGCAACAGCTTCACTACAGCacaacatctagggcaagtataATCAATGAATAACCAGTTTTATAACATACATGTTAAAACGGGCTCAAGTAAGCACCATGAACACTTCATGAAAGAAATTCCACTTCATAAAAGTTCCTTTCGTGCTGCGCTGTTCAACTGCAAGGTAACGTAGAACGCCTCTATACGGCAAAAGAGGATGCACCGTGTAAAGCCTTTGCTACGATTCCGCTGCTCAGTTAATCGCGGTCGACAGAGAGCAGCCGCCTACTACGTCACACCCAGCGAAAGTATTGTTCTAAGAACAAAAATTTAAAGTGAAATTTCTTTTAGAGCTTCCAGTGTACATCagtcttctttttattttcctgccgTGAACCATACTGACAAAAAGTTTACTGGCACACACTTTGCACCCCATATGCGCTCAAGATAACGCATACCTTACCTTAAACGCGGCCGTCAGAAAGTTGATGATGGCAAATCCTACGTATCTCGACACCTGCGATCATGTACATAGGTTCATTTAACGTACGCTAAACAAGGAGACCATAGTGCGTATGCAACTGAATGTATGCAATGGGGCCCTCTCCTCGGCTGCTTCGTGGCTCAAAGACGTTTCCAGCGGGCTACGAGTTCGCGCAGTCCTTGCCTCTATGCGACGATGACGTGCTTTCCATACCGAACTGTCAGCGACTTCTGCTTAACACTAACTTCTTACGTAAACGCTTCATCCTGTTAAGCCGAACTTCCGCGATCGCCACGCACCAATGCTTGCTACGAGGCTTATCCAGCGGCTCCTATATTGAAGCACATATAGTGTTTCGGTGGACATTAAGTACGAACTTGTCGAAGGTGGCGAGGCGGTGACAGCATGaagaaaagaaattgagaaagatgTGCTAGGGCGCGAGCTGACAATGGTGAGGAAAGTCGCTATACGAAAAACTAACAAGACCCATGTAGTGTTGTTCACGAGTGATGCACATGACAATGTCCGGAATACTTTagcatagtgtttttttttcagcaacacGAAGGAACTGTGATTTTTGAGCAAGTGAGGCGAAGTGTCAGCATTTGTGACAGCACACGCATACATATATATGCTAACAATAATAACTGGCACCGTAGGTTATGACGGAAGCGGATAGTGCGGAGTCTCCGTATTCATTTCGACTAcgaggtgcacctaaatctgtagCTCAAGAAGCAAAATCTCTGCTGCAGAAGGCGCTGAatgaattaaataaaaaagcataaAAATTTTTGCGCGTTTAGCACTGAGTCACGCAAGGCTGGGGAACAGCAGGGCTGGTCGacactcggctggtcctggcttgactaggcacacgtgcattcacacgccgatgcacgaagtgttcgcGTGATCACATTGCAAACCACGAGTATTGGCTGGGTAtagatcgggttcgattgggtatcgcttggcaatcataGCCCCAAGTAGCTTAAtcagctttctctctctttgtttctatctgtttctctctctccctttctttctttctctttctttgattctctctatctcttcctttctctttctgtcttcatctcatttttttctgtctttcttccgtctgttcctttccatctctttctctctcagtctATTTCTTACTCTGTCTGtctatcttttcttctttttcgtccctttctttctttctttctttctatgtcactctttctttctctctctctctttctatctcttcttcTCTTGCCTAttcgagttattgcatcctacgccggacaaaccggcgcagcgggagagcgcgtgcCGGGCGCGTGTGTTCCGGGAACGAAGCAGTACATGAAGCTTGCGTTAAgtaatttgtgtttttattaatATTAGTGGTTAATTTTGTTTCCACTCGAGTTGTGGGAAGCAAAAACCCTTGCACGCTGTCCGGCATGTCCGAAAATTCGGCTTAACCGGGATTCTATTAATTACTATTTCTGTATTTCAAGCTCGCTTGCGTCTGATCgctccttgattttttttttctctacttttGTACAATATAGGCGGTGCATTGTGCCCTATCGTCGGTCATGGTGCAGCCGCTGAATGCGGTCGACGATTTTATTAGACGACACCAGCCTACTCGGCACAAGGTCTCACTATCGGGGCAATATCGAGGCAATCAATACTGCCTTCCCTTGAAAAAAGAATGAAATTTGGCGCTTGTTCCTTGCTATCGGCCTTAATTAAACGCGCATAGACTCCGATCGTAATCCCCACTCTACTCCAATGGGAGGAGGTCGATTCACTTTTGTGGTTTCTGATTGAAACGTTTCATTGTCCGCGCGTAAACTTCACGCACGACGTAAAGAGTCAACTGCTGGTTGTAAAACATTTTCCTGGCTTGCAAGCGAACAAATATACGTTTTCCCCACAACTTGACTTAATAAAACATTATTGAAATCCCTCATTAAAAGGAAAAAGTTAAGATATGTGACACTACATGATCTTGTTTTAAATCTTTCGAAGGTATATTACTTTTCCAGAAAATGCGTCCTCGCTGGGCACGTTCCTTGTTATCGCAGTTTCTTGTTGGGAATCCTACTGAGGTTGACACCACTGTAGCGTAAACAACAACGGGTGTCGACGATACCATCAGGTGAAGCCACTTTTCTGGCACATATCTATAGAATTCTGGACGCTAATGCGAAAACAGTTTCACGCGTAATGTGTTGAACATTACCCAAAACGCATCGtaactatatatatgtataacgcCCGAAGCCGTCGTGTTGAAATCTTATCCGAGGCCAAAATGCTGTAACTTACTACGCTCGCGCTGTACTCTGGGTTGTCGAAGCGTCCCCTGCTGTATAGAAGACGCTTGAGCTGAAAATCctgaaatgtaataataataataataataataataataataataataataataataataataataataataataataataataataataataataataataataataataataataatcgtttccgttttgcgtcccaaaaccacgatgtcaataatgagggacgccgtaatggagggctccagtaattttgaccagctggtgttcctTAATGTGCACTAAATCTGAGTTCACGGGCCTCCAgaattacgcctccatcgaaatgccgctgccgcggcggccgggattcagcCTCGCAGAGCGACGCAGCTGTTATCAGTGGCTGTTGCACAATCAAGGAAGGCAACGCCAGCATCGACAACGCAACATAGCATGGGCGAAACAATTAAAATACCGCATAACTGCTACAGAGTTACTGTTTCTTTATGTGGAAGATTTTTAACCGCGACATTTGTCTCAATTATATTTACTGGATACGGGCTGTTATTTCGATCCTGTCACGACCAAGTCTATGCCCGGAAATGGAAGTCGAGTTCGCAGCTTATGGTCTCTAGTTTTCATTAAAAATGAATCAAAATGTTGAAATCTGAAACAAACATTTGTCGTGATGTAAAGATTCACCTTATAaatcaaacacaaaaacaagatGTATCGCAATTTCACAAGTATTCACTTCGTCTTCTAGTTCGGCAAAGCGCCTCATACGTTGAATAGTGGTAACGTTTCGCTTGAATTGTGTAATCATCGACGGCCCGCAACGTGCTgcgctagggcgcgttccgagggacctaaataaagtttattcatgcaTCCATCGACGCGGTTGATAACTGCACCCTGTTCCACGCATGCCTacattccacacacacacacatacgtactTCGCTTCGTTATGAAACGTTGTCGAAAGTCAACGCTGTGGGTGTTATCTTCGgcagtccttgtctgttgcgctgttcttgCATTCTCACCCGTGAATTTGGATCGGTATGGTATAAAGTGCCAAAGTGGCCCGTCCACTATATCTCTGTCAAATGTCTACAACAGTGACCAAAGAACAAGAATATGACTGATCTACTTGGTAGAACGGAAAGAATTAAAGCTCACCCCGCAGCACTCGGTAGTGTCGTACGGCGTGAGCGTCATAATGTAGATTTCGACGGTGCGACAGAGGACCGTCGCGATGGTCAACACGATGGAGCAACCCAGGTACATGGCCAAGGCGTCGCGAACATCCTGCGTGGGCGCGTGAGCAGTTGTACTGACCACAGAGTTTCGAAGAGtaccttaaggggagacgtgggtcttgaaaatttttttttattagttgggctaactgaaTGAAATTTGTCACAATTAttcaatt
This window of the Rhipicephalus sanguineus isolate Rsan-2018 chromosome 2, BIME_Rsan_1.4, whole genome shotgun sequence genome carries:
- the LOC119383356 gene encoding uncharacterized protein LOC119383356 isoform X2, which codes for MCSSVSISTDFQLKRLLYSRGRFDNPEYSASVAVIMVRLFEMYDMSETIKDDTTLAKLRSKLLYADDDYSESPPRSKEATTFNISVKISPIRRGV
- the LOC119383356 gene encoding uncharacterized protein LOC119383356 isoform X1, translated to MCSSVSISTDFQLKRLLYSRGRFDNPEYSASVVSRYVGFAIINFLTAAFKAVIMVRLFEMYDMSETIKDDTTLAKLRSKLLYADDDYSESPPRSKEATTFNISVKISPIRRGV